The following coding sequences are from one Deltaproteobacteria bacterium window:
- a CDS encoding DUF1329 domain-containing protein: protein MHGLVTRYLLVAAGCLALRGAMAAHADVQPGDVITAANADKAADLLSPGVNWVVKHGMTIKVAAPRELLMPKRYVEATEKYAAQVKLAKGGLALEGYVAGMPFPTIDVNDPQAALKIMWNYEYRPFFIDDFREGDFGSYTGTASYDKPMTIERSLWIGDLRRLYYNGRLYVEPKPELPNPEGVRYKESLHPILAPFDLKGIGLLDLRYIDASRQDDTWLYLPQLRRVRRLSSAQRSDALFGQDADADSFFGYSGHIAWMDWKLLGLKDVLGSVHAENWPLKQCPGGGDFAFCDLWEKRPAYVIEGVSKLPQYAFGKRVIVIDRQGMLPLTTDMYDRAGQLWKVWVDFYSYRKQAIPDARFTYEDEMPFYPGGFVIDTQLGHATYFPHPDPASTDKECLYFNQGPRGTSPVAPTGADESFFTIAHLVESGH from the coding sequence ATGCACGGATTGGTGACACGCTACCTGCTGGTGGCTGCGGGCTGCCTGGCGCTGCGGGGTGCAATGGCGGCACACGCCGACGTCCAACCCGGTGATGTGATCACCGCGGCCAATGCCGACAAGGCCGCGGACTTGCTTTCGCCGGGCGTCAACTGGGTCGTCAAGCATGGGATGACGATCAAGGTCGCAGCGCCGCGCGAGTTACTAATGCCCAAGCGCTACGTCGAGGCCACCGAGAAGTACGCGGCGCAGGTGAAGCTCGCCAAGGGCGGATTGGCACTCGAAGGCTATGTCGCCGGCATGCCGTTCCCGACCATTGACGTCAACGACCCGCAGGCGGCGCTCAAGATCATGTGGAATTACGAGTACCGGCCGTTCTTCATCGACGACTTCCGCGAGGGCGACTTCGGCTCCTACACCGGTACCGCCAGCTACGACAAGCCAATGACCATCGAGCGCTCGCTGTGGATCGGCGACCTGCGCCGCCTTTATTACAACGGCCGCCTCTACGTCGAGCCCAAGCCCGAGCTGCCCAACCCCGAGGGCGTCCGCTACAAGGAATCACTGCATCCGATCTTGGCGCCGTTTGATCTCAAGGGAATCGGCTTGCTCGACCTGCGCTACATCGACGCCTCGCGGCAGGACGACACCTGGCTCTACCTGCCGCAGCTGCGCCGGGTGCGGCGGCTCTCCTCCGCGCAACGCAGCGACGCGCTGTTCGGGCAAGACGCCGACGCCGACAGCTTCTTCGGATACTCCGGACACATCGCCTGGATGGACTGGAAGCTGCTCGGCCTGAAGGACGTGCTCGGCTCGGTGCACGCCGAGAACTGGCCGCTCAAGCAGTGCCCCGGCGGTGGCGACTTCGCTTTCTGCGACCTCTGGGAAAAACGGCCGGCGTACGTGATCGAAGGGGTCTCCAAGCTACCGCAATACGCTTTCGGCAAACGCGTCATCGTCATCGATCGCCAAGGCATGCTGCCGCTGACTACCGACATGTACGACCGCGCCGGACAGCTGTGGAAAGTGTGGGTCGACTTCTACTCCTACCGCAAGCAGGCCATCCCCGACGCCCGCTTCACTTACGAGGACGAGATGCCCTTTTACCCGGGCGGATTCGTCATCGACACGCAGCTGGGGCACGCCACTTACTTCCCGCACCCCGACCCGGCTTCGACTGACAAGGAGTGTCTGTACTTCAACCAGGGCCCGCGCGGGACCAGCCCGGTGGCGCCGACGGGCGCCGACGAGAGCTTCTTCACCATCGCCCACCTGGTCGAATCGGGGCACTGA
- a CDS encoding threonine ammonia-lyase has translation MTGTTIAFEAIQAARRRAAGIVRTTPLDLSATFSAMCGRQIYLKLENLQKTGSFKVRGALNKIQLLDPRARARGVVTASAGNHAQGVAYAARTMAVPVTVVMPETASFSKVTATGGYGASVVLSGGDYSAAYASALALAQVQQATFVHAFDDPEIIAGQGTLALEVLEQLPEVDTVVVPVGGGGLLAGVISALRGAGSSARVIAVQAVGASSLAPSLRAGSRIELAAVDTIADGLATRSIGALPFEIIRTGLAAAVEVRDAQIADAVLLLLERAKTVVEGAGAVGLAACLAGLLPATAAKVVVIVSGGNIDTNLLDRIINLGLVEEGRLFRFTTRLADRPGELLRLVTCVAACRANIHQIRHERAQPGLALTQASVTLELETRGREHIAEIEQALSAAGFVLQRNGAD, from the coding sequence ATGACTGGTACAACCATCGCTTTCGAGGCCATCCAGGCGGCTCGCCGCCGCGCTGCCGGCATTGTCAGGACGACCCCGCTCGATCTTAGCGCGACCTTCAGCGCGATGTGCGGGCGGCAGATCTATCTGAAGCTGGAGAACCTGCAGAAGACCGGCTCGTTCAAGGTGCGCGGCGCGCTCAACAAGATTCAGCTGCTTGACCCCAGGGCGCGAGCGCGCGGCGTGGTGACGGCATCGGCCGGTAATCACGCCCAAGGCGTGGCTTACGCGGCGCGGACGATGGCGGTGCCGGTCACGGTGGTGATGCCGGAGACGGCGTCGTTCAGCAAGGTGACGGCCACCGGGGGCTACGGTGCCAGCGTCGTGCTCTCGGGCGGCGATTACAGCGCGGCCTACGCCAGCGCGCTGGCGCTGGCGCAGGTGCAGCAGGCAACCTTCGTGCACGCCTTCGATGATCCGGAGATCATTGCCGGCCAAGGCACGCTCGCGTTGGAGGTGCTCGAACAGCTACCGGAGGTCGACACGGTGGTGGTTCCCGTCGGCGGCGGTGGATTGCTTGCGGGCGTGATCTCGGCCCTGCGCGGTGCGGGCAGCAGTGCGCGCGTCATCGCTGTGCAAGCGGTGGGGGCATCATCGCTGGCGCCGAGCTTGCGCGCCGGCTCACGGATCGAGCTGGCGGCGGTCGACACCATCGCCGACGGCCTGGCCACGCGCTCGATTGGCGCGCTTCCATTCGAAATCATCCGCACCGGCTTGGCGGCGGCGGTGGAGGTGCGCGATGCGCAGATCGCCGATGCCGTGCTGTTGCTGCTGGAACGGGCCAAGACCGTGGTCGAAGGTGCCGGCGCGGTCGGCTTGGCGGCCTGCCTCGCCGGGCTGCTGCCGGCGACGGCAGCAAAGGTGGTGGTGATCGTCTCCGGCGGCAACATCGACACCAACTTGCTCGACCGCATCATCAACCTCGGCCTGGTCGAAGAAGGCCGCTTGTTCCGCTTCACTACCCGCTTGGCCGATCGGCCGGGTGAGTTGCTCCGCTTGGTGACCTGCGTGGCGGCGTGTCGCGCCAATATCCATCAAATCCGTCACGAGCGCGCCCAGCCGGGCCTGGCGCTGACCCAGGCGTCGGTTACGCTGGAACTCGAAACCCGTGGCCGCGAGCATATCGCGGAGATCGAGCAGGCGCTGAGCGCCGCCGGATTCGTCTTGCAGCGCAACGGGGCTGACTGA